The following coding sequences lie in one Glycine max cultivar Williams 82 chromosome 19, Glycine_max_v4.0, whole genome shotgun sequence genomic window:
- the LOC100818216 gene encoding ACT domain-containing protein ACR10: MGILHDDVVIIGEAEKEGKATVITVNCPDKTGLGCDLCRIILFFGLSIVRGDVSTDGKWCYIVFWVVGKQRARWSLLKKRLIEACPSCSSASGISYYRSELQPPKPPDVFLLKFCCHDRKGLLHDVTEVLSELELIIHKVKVSTTPDGKVVDLFFITDTRELLHTKKRRDDTIEQLSAILGDPLITIDIELVGPEIAACSQASSFLPSAMTEDMFDLELPGSIQSGTSTSDSVSITMDNSLSPAHTLVQIICQDHKGLLYDIMRTLKDYNIQISYGRFSTKPRGKCELDLFIMQADGKKIVNPSKQKSLSSRLRMELLRPLRVTVVSRGPDTELLVANPVELSGKGRPLVFYDITHALKMLGPCIFSAEVGRHVVGDREWEVYRILLDEGDGLSVPRNKIEKGVWKMLMGWE; the protein is encoded by the exons ATGGGGATTCTGCACGACGACGTAGTGATAATCGGAGAGGCAGAGAAAGAAGGTAAAGCAACCGTCATAACCGTCAATTGCCCCGACAAGACCGGTCTAGGTTGTGATTTGTGTCGCATCATTCTCTTCTTCGGTCTTAGCATTGTCCGAGGAG ACGTGTCCACCGACGGAAAATGGTGCTACATAGTATTCTGGGTGGTGGGGAAGCAAAGGGCGAGGTGGAGTTTGCTGAAGAAGAGGCTAATTGAGGCGTGCCCTTCTTGTTCTTCTGCTTCTGGAATCTCCTATTACCGTTCTGAATTGCAGCCTCCTAAACCCCCTGATGTATtccttttgaaattttgttgcCACGATCGTAAAGGCCTTTTACATG ATGTTACAGAGGTTCTTAGTGAGCTAGAGCTCATCATACACAAAGTGAAGGTGTCTACTACACCTGATGGCAAAGTGGTGGATCTGTTTTTCATCACGGATACCAG GGAACTTCTACATACAAAGAAGAGAAGGGATGACACAATTGAACAGTTGTCAGCTATTTTGGGGGATCCCTTAATTACCATTGACATTGAATTGGTTGGCCCAGAAATTGCTGCTTGTTCTCAAGCATCTTCATTCCTTCCAAGTGCCATGACAGAAGATATGTTTGATTTGGAATTACCTGGTTCAATACAAAGTGGAACTTCCACATCAGATTCTGTTTCTATTACGATGGACAATTCACTGAGTCCTGCTCACACGCTTGTCCAAATTATATGTCAAGATCACAAAGGTCTTCTTTATGACATCATGAGAACTCTGAAGGACTACAATATTCAG ATTTCTTATGGGAGATTCTCAACAAAACCCAGAGGAAAATGCGAGCTTGACTTGTTCATTATGCAAGCAGATGGGAAAAAGATAGTTAACCCCAGCAAGCAGAAGTCTTTGTCATCACGCCTTAGGATGGAACTACTTCGTCCGCTCAGAGTAACTGTTGTAAGCAGGGGTCCTGATACAGAGCTGCTGGTTGCAAACCCTGTGGAGTTATCAGGCAAAGGACGACCTCttgttttttatgatattaCTCATGCTCtcaaaatgcttggcccttgcATATTTTCG GCTGAAGTTGGAAGACATGTGGTTGGAGATCGCGAGTGGGAAGTTTATAGAATCTTGCTTGATGAAGGGGATGGTTTATCTGTTCCAAGGAACAAGATTGAGAAAGGAGTTTGGAAGATGTTGATGGGTTGGGAGTGA